In a single window of the Bradyrhizobium sp. ORS 285 genome:
- a CDS encoding acyl-CoA dehydrogenase family protein, with product MTALRFDPIRLPPECEELRKEVRAFLAEEIAAGTFNPYQPLREDADAREFSRRVGERGWIGMTWPKKYGGHERTFLERYVVTEEMRVANAPVRRFFVADRQSGPILLRYAPEHIKADILPRICRGELCFAIGMSEPNSGSDLFAAKTRATKTDGGWLINGSKIWTTSAHMADYMIAIFRTSPSTKENRRHGLTQFLVNMKSPGIKVNPIGQITGQKEFNEVVFTDAFVPDDHQLGEIDGAWKQATSELAYERSGPERFLETYYVLTELVRAVGPDPDTRSAEGIGRLVAQLHAMRRMSVSVAGMLHAGKEPVVEASIVKDVGTVWEQQLPHRVRDLAAFVEEDAGNRETLENQLTFAIRTAPKLTIQGGTTEVLRGIIARGLGLR from the coding sequence ATGACCGCACTTCGTTTCGATCCGATCCGCCTGCCGCCCGAATGCGAGGAGTTGCGCAAGGAGGTGCGCGCGTTCCTCGCCGAGGAGATTGCTGCCGGCACCTTCAATCCCTATCAGCCGCTGCGCGAAGATGCCGATGCGCGCGAGTTCTCCCGGCGCGTCGGCGAACGCGGCTGGATCGGCATGACCTGGCCGAAGAAATATGGCGGCCACGAGCGCACGTTCCTGGAGCGCTATGTGGTGACCGAGGAGATGCGCGTCGCCAACGCGCCCGTGCGGCGCTTCTTCGTCGCCGACCGCCAGAGCGGGCCGATCCTGCTGCGCTACGCCCCCGAACATATCAAGGCGGACATCCTGCCGCGCATCTGCCGCGGCGAGCTGTGCTTCGCGATCGGCATGAGCGAGCCGAACTCCGGCTCAGACCTGTTCGCCGCCAAGACGCGCGCGACCAAGACCGATGGCGGCTGGCTGATCAACGGCTCGAAGATCTGGACGACGTCGGCGCACATGGCCGACTACATGATCGCGATCTTCCGGACGTCGCCGTCGACCAAGGAGAACCGCCGCCACGGCCTGACGCAATTCCTGGTCAACATGAAGTCGCCGGGGATCAAGGTGAATCCGATTGGCCAGATCACCGGCCAGAAGGAGTTCAACGAGGTCGTCTTCACCGACGCCTTCGTGCCGGACGACCATCAGCTCGGCGAGATCGACGGCGCCTGGAAGCAGGCGACCTCCGAGCTCGCCTATGAGCGCTCCGGGCCGGAGCGCTTCCTGGAAACCTATTACGTGCTGACCGAGCTGGTGCGCGCCGTCGGCCCCGATCCCGACACGCGCAGCGCCGAGGGCATCGGCCGGCTGGTGGCGCAGCTGCATGCGATGCGGCGGATGTCGGTGTCGGTTGCCGGCATGCTGCACGCCGGCAAGGAGCCAGTGGTCGAGGCGTCGATCGTCAAGGATGTCGGCACGGTGTGGGAGCAGCAGCTGCCGCATCGCGTGCGTGACCTCGCCGCCTTCGTCGAGGAGGACGCCGGCAATCGCGAGACGCTGGAAAATCAGCTGACCTTCGCGATCCGCACCGCGCCGAAGCTGACGATCCAGGGCGGCACCACGGAGGTGCTGCGCGGCATCATCGCGCGCGGGCTTGGGTTGCGGTGA